One part of the Pseudoliparis swirei isolate HS2019 ecotype Mariana Trench chromosome 6, NWPU_hadal_v1, whole genome shotgun sequence genome encodes these proteins:
- the rsl24d1 gene encoding probable ribosome biogenesis protein RLP24: MRIEKCYFCSGPVYPGHGVMFVRNDCKSFRFCKSKCQKNFKKKRNPRKTRWTKAFRKATGKELTVDNVLEFEKRRNIPVKYNRDLWDKTVEAMKRVAEIKQKRQARFIMNRLKKNKQLEKEDDITEVKKNIHLIKAPHAGKAKQLEAKMVQKLQEDVDMGDEVN, from the exons ATGCGTATCGAAAAGTGTTACTTCTGCTCGGGGCCAGTGTACCCCGGGCATGGTGTTATGTTTGTAAGGAACGACTGCAAG TCGTTCAGATTCTGCAAATCAAAATGCCAGAAGAACTTCAAGAAGAAGCGTAACCCAAGAAAAACCAGATGGACCAAAGCCTTCAGAAAGGCAACAGGAAAGGAGTTGACAGTG GATAATGTCCTGGAGTTCGAGAAACGTAGAAATATTCCTGTTAAGTATAACAGGGATCTGTGGGACAAAACAG TGGAAGCCATGAAGAGGGTGGCGGAAATAAAACAGAAACGACAGGCAAGATTTATCATGAACAG ATTAAAGAAGAACAAACAGTTGGAGAAGGAAGACGACATCACCGAAGTGAAGAAAAACATTCACCTTATCAAAGCACCACATGCAG gaaAGGCCAAACAATTGGAAGCCAAAATGGTGCAGAAATTACAAGAAGACGTGGACATGGGGGATGAAGTTAACTAA
- the arpp19b gene encoding cAMP-regulated phosphoprotein 19b: MSEEVEGTGTSEEQQEMEDKVISPEKAEEAKLKARYPNLGAKPGGSDLLRKRLQKGPKYFDSGDYNMAKAKMKNKQLPSAPTEKTEITGGHIPTPQDLPQRKTSIVASKLAG, encoded by the exons ATGTCTGAAGAGGTTGAAGGCACGGGCACTTCGGAGGAACAGCAG GAAATGGAGGACAAAGTAATTAGTCCAGAAAAGGCAGAGGAGGCCAAACTGAAGGCCCGGTATCCTAACCTGGGAGCCAAGCCTGGAGGCTCAGACTTACTCAGGAAAAGACTTCAGAAGGGG CCAAAGTATTTTGACTCTGGTGACTACAACATGGCCAAGGCCAAAATGAAGAATAAACAGTTGCCATCAGCCCCAACAGAGAAGACTGAGATCACAGGGGGCCACATCCCAACACCTCAGGACCTGCCGCAAAGAAAGACGTCAATTGTGGCCAGCAAACTGGCTGGTTGA